The Arthrobacter russicus genome has a segment encoding these proteins:
- a CDS encoding exonuclease domain-containing protein translates to MSLDFTAIDFETANGFRGSPCAVGLSRVRDGRIIEEAFWLMRPPAGHDHFDPRNIAIHGVTPDQVASQPRFETVFDEIAGFLGDDILVAHNAAFDTGVMRAAQQASAKSGPRYDYACTVMLARRSYSLPSYSLPFVAEAAGVPLINHHDAIEDARACAGIMIDIAGRHGAATIQDLYRGLGLALPVLDAFEAEGLPLPGALEPGNWLGWPEEGDNPEPNPDADANHPLFGQTVVFTGNLQISRGSAKAKAAQAGARPASSVTRKTTVLVVGDGFIAADLRRGQTAGSRLTAKAKRVLELHGKGQQIEVLSEGEFMQMIG, encoded by the coding sequence GTGAGTTTGGATTTCACTGCGATCGACTTTGAAACCGCCAACGGCTTCAGGGGATCGCCTTGCGCCGTGGGCCTGAGTAGGGTGCGCGACGGGCGGATCATCGAAGAGGCTTTCTGGCTGATGCGTCCGCCGGCCGGGCATGATCACTTCGACCCGAGGAACATCGCGATCCACGGAGTGACTCCGGACCAAGTGGCCAGCCAGCCTCGGTTCGAGACGGTGTTCGACGAAATCGCCGGTTTCCTGGGCGATGACATCCTGGTGGCGCACAATGCGGCTTTCGATACCGGTGTGATGCGGGCGGCCCAGCAGGCTTCCGCGAAATCCGGCCCGCGTTACGATTACGCCTGCACCGTGATGCTCGCCAGACGCAGCTATTCGCTGCCCTCGTATTCCTTGCCGTTCGTCGCCGAAGCGGCCGGCGTGCCGCTGATCAACCACCACGACGCGATCGAAGACGCCCGGGCCTGCGCCGGGATCATGATCGACATCGCCGGCCGGCACGGGGCCGCGACGATCCAGGACCTGTACCGGGGGCTCGGGCTCGCCCTGCCGGTATTGGACGCCTTCGAAGCCGAGGGCCTGCCGCTGCCCGGCGCGCTGGAGCCGGGGAACTGGCTGGGCTGGCCGGAGGAAGGCGACAACCCCGAGCCGAATCCGGACGCGGACGCGAATCATCCGCTGTTCGGCCAAACCGTGGTGTTCACCGGGAACCTGCAGATTTCGCGCGGCAGCGCGAAAGCGAAGGCCGCCCAGGCAGGGGCCCGGCCGGCGTCCAGCGTGACCCGGAAGACCACGGTCCTGGTGGTGGGCGACGGATTCATCGCAGCCGATCTGCGCCGCGGTCAGACCGCCGGCTCCAGACTGACTGCGAAGGCCAAGCGGGTGCTCGAACTGCATGGCAAGGGCCAGCAGATCGAAGTGCTTTCGGAAGGCGAATTCATGCAGATGATCGGCTAG
- a CDS encoding HAD family hydrolase, with product MSTRANWYLFDYGMVISEAPTEQDWAALSEAAGLPLTNPDGPYWQYRVDYDAGRIGVAEYWQRVVGREISDGLREELHALDLRAWSNLNSDTLDVLEAIDSSGVKMALLSNMPTEMADFFQHSSVWAKYFSRLFFSGHLGLVKPEPEIYQHVLQELGASGDQVVFIDDRQENLDAAAKLGIRTVLHHPGVELASELGL from the coding sequence GTGAGCACACGAGCCAACTGGTATCTGTTCGACTACGGAATGGTCATATCCGAAGCGCCGACCGAGCAGGATTGGGCGGCGCTCTCCGAAGCTGCCGGCTTGCCTTTGACCAATCCGGACGGGCCTTACTGGCAATACCGGGTCGACTACGACGCCGGGCGGATCGGCGTCGCCGAGTACTGGCAGCGCGTCGTGGGCCGGGAAATCTCGGACGGCCTCCGCGAGGAATTGCATGCGCTCGACCTGCGCGCCTGGTCGAATCTGAATTCGGACACCCTCGATGTGTTGGAGGCGATTGATTCCAGCGGCGTCAAAATGGCCCTGCTGTCGAACATGCCCACCGAGATGGCCGACTTTTTCCAGCATTCGAGTGTTTGGGCGAAATACTTTTCCCGGCTGTTCTTCAGCGGCCACCTCGGCCTGGTGAAACCCGAACCGGAAATCTACCAGCATGTGCTGCAGGAACTCGGTGCCAGCGGCGACCAGGTGGTTTTCATCGACGACCGGCAGGAGAATCTGGACGCGGCGGCCAAGCTCGGCATCCGCACGGTACTGCACCACCCCGGCGTCGAACTCGCCTCGGAACTGGGCCTCTGA
- a CDS encoding ABC transporter ATP-binding protein: MSRMPSTEPPVVRVRNLTKQYRHFKALDGVGFDLAPNKIYGLLGRNGAGKTTVMSILTAQGFRSSGEVEVFGGDPYENDKILSRICFIRESQKYPDDFDARNAFAAAKIFFEHWDQELAERLIEDFQLPMKRKIKKLSRGQLSAVGVIIGLASRAELTFFDEPYLGLDAVARQLFYDRLVEDYAEYPRTIVLSSHLIDEVANLLEHVIVIDKGKIIMDNDAEAIRGSAVTVVGPAARIEHFITGREILHRESFAALASVTVNGQLSPAERQEAAELGLELAPVSLQQLIVRKTINSAAADFAAPGSSAEPESAREGLR; the protein is encoded by the coding sequence ATGAGTCGAATGCCCAGCACCGAACCGCCCGTGGTGCGGGTGCGGAATCTGACCAAACAATACCGGCACTTCAAGGCCTTGGACGGGGTGGGCTTCGACCTTGCGCCGAACAAGATCTACGGATTGCTCGGCCGCAATGGCGCCGGCAAGACCACGGTGATGTCGATTTTGACCGCACAGGGTTTCCGGAGCAGCGGCGAAGTCGAAGTCTTCGGCGGCGATCCTTACGAAAACGACAAGATCCTCAGCCGGATCTGTTTCATCCGGGAATCCCAGAAGTATCCGGACGATTTCGATGCGCGGAATGCGTTTGCCGCGGCCAAGATCTTCTTCGAGCATTGGGACCAGGAGCTGGCCGAGCGGTTGATCGAAGATTTCCAGCTGCCGATGAAGCGCAAGATCAAGAAGCTCTCCCGCGGGCAGCTTTCCGCGGTGGGCGTGATCATCGGTTTGGCGTCACGCGCTGAGCTGACCTTCTTCGACGAACCCTATCTGGGCCTGGACGCGGTGGCCCGGCAGCTGTTCTACGACCGCTTGGTCGAAGATTACGCCGAATACCCTCGGACGATCGTGCTCTCTTCGCACCTGATCGACGAGGTGGCCAACTTGCTCGAGCACGTGATCGTGATCGACAAAGGCAAAATCATCATGGACAACGACGCCGAAGCGATCCGCGGCAGCGCGGTCACGGTGGTCGGCCCGGCCGCCCGGATCGAGCACTTCATCACCGGTCGCGAGATTCTGCACCGGGAGAGCTTCGCCGCACTGGCCTCGGTGACCGTGAATGGGCAATTGAGCCCGGCCGAACGCCAGGAAGCCGCAGAACTCGGCCTCGAACTGGCACCGGTCTCGCTGCAACAGCTGATCGTGCGGAAGACCATCAATTCAGCGGCTGCAGACTTCGCCGCACCCGGTTCCAGTGCCGAACCCGAATCAGCCAGGGAGGGGCTCCGATGA
- a CDS encoding GntR family transcriptional regulator: MIDDSKPIFLQIAELIENDIVDGHLAEETQVPSTNEFAAFHRINPATAAKGVNLLVDEGILYKRRGIGMFVATGARQAVVARRREEFFQQYVQPLRLEARKLGIDNDQLAEMITRDGELAAENEGAVTR, encoded by the coding sequence GTGATCGATGACAGCAAACCGATCTTTCTGCAGATTGCGGAACTGATCGAAAACGACATCGTGGACGGGCATCTGGCCGAAGAGACGCAGGTCCCGTCGACCAATGAATTCGCCGCATTCCACCGGATCAACCCGGCGACTGCGGCCAAAGGAGTCAACCTGCTGGTTGACGAAGGCATCTTGTACAAGCGACGAGGAATCGGAATGTTCGTGGCAACCGGAGCGCGCCAGGCCGTAGTGGCCCGCCGGCGTGAGGAGTTCTTTCAGCAGTACGTCCAGCCCTTGCGGCTGGAAGCCCGCAAGCTGGGCATCGACAACGACCAACTCGCCGAGATGATCACCCGCGATGGTGAACTCGCGGCCGAAAACGAAGGAGCTGTGACCCGATGA
- a CDS encoding NUDIX hydrolase: MNRIVKVSAVAMLNADNELLTVRKRNSLRFQLPGGKPDPGDSALQTAIREVREETGLAIPAEQLQRVGSWLGEAANDDADQVQAELYLAAGHWIPTAQAEIAELRWIPLTADGAELAPLLREFLLPELRARSIPTIPSEG; the protein is encoded by the coding sequence GTGAATCGGATCGTCAAGGTCAGCGCTGTCGCCATGCTCAACGCGGACAACGAATTGCTTACCGTGCGCAAACGGAATTCCCTGCGGTTCCAGCTCCCCGGCGGCAAGCCCGATCCCGGCGATTCGGCGCTGCAAACCGCGATCCGGGAAGTTCGTGAGGAGACCGGCCTAGCGATCCCGGCCGAGCAGCTGCAACGTGTGGGCAGTTGGCTCGGCGAAGCCGCGAATGACGACGCCGACCAGGTGCAGGCCGAGCTCTACCTGGCCGCCGGCCATTGGATTCCGACCGCGCAGGCCGAGATCGCCGAGTTGCGCTGGATCCCGCTCACTGCCGACGGTGCCGAACTGGCCCCGCTGCTCCGCGAGTTCCTGCTGCCGGAGCTGCGAGCTCGCAGCATTCCGACCATTCCTTCCGAGGGCTAG
- a CDS encoding Na+/H+ antiporter, with amino-acid sequence MEFSLTLLAAILLVCAVSALGRKINVSAPLLLVVIGWAISYLPFVPKLELNPEIVLLALLPPLLYAAALQTSLIDFRSNRRAIGLLSVGYVIFATFAVGLVAWWVFPGIPLASAIALGAVVAPPDAVAATAIARRVGLPRRIVSVLEGESLVNDATALVCLRAAIAASAGAVSVWQIGGQFLWAAGGGIVIGLVAATILIQIRKRVRNVAINTSMSLAAPFLAYLPAEEFRLFDVPASGVLAVVVCGLLMGAKSPAMPGGASRLSQRSNWATVQFLLENSVFLLIGLQGKWILEAVQQDDFNAATVWWGCLAVLAAVLLLRPVWVFPATYLARLFPGVRRAEPHPPWTTPTVISWAGMRGVVTLAAVLSLPEDLEHRPVLVLAALVVVAGTLVIQGFTLPSLVRVLGLRGPDRREDLLAEAALMQRATTAGLAKLREVTIDEDPPEVLAMLKRRTQERGLAAWERLGRPEAEGQTPSQRYGQLRRAMLQAERDEVLGLRRTGDYPHDVLAEVLDRLDVEESMLENATEDSVFDDPSEFPSRTDGCEHLAAAGDLPIPETPECLDCLREGTVPVHLRMCLSCGAVGCCDSSEGRHATRHFHGTGHPVMRSVEPGESWRWCYSDELLG; translated from the coding sequence ATGGAATTCTCGCTGACCCTGCTCGCTGCGATCCTTTTGGTCTGTGCAGTCAGCGCGCTCGGCCGGAAAATCAACGTTTCGGCGCCCCTGCTGCTCGTAGTGATCGGCTGGGCGATCTCCTACCTGCCCTTCGTGCCGAAGCTGGAACTCAATCCGGAAATCGTGCTCCTGGCCCTGTTGCCGCCGCTGTTGTACGCCGCGGCGCTGCAAACCTCGTTGATCGACTTCCGCTCCAACCGTCGTGCCATCGGATTGCTCTCGGTCGGCTATGTCATTTTCGCGACCTTCGCCGTCGGGCTGGTGGCCTGGTGGGTCTTCCCGGGGATTCCGCTGGCTTCGGCGATCGCGCTGGGTGCGGTCGTGGCACCGCCCGACGCGGTCGCGGCGACCGCGATCGCACGCCGGGTCGGCCTGCCCCGGCGGATCGTCAGCGTCCTGGAGGGGGAATCCCTGGTCAATGACGCAACCGCCTTGGTTTGCCTGCGTGCCGCGATCGCGGCCTCAGCCGGCGCCGTTTCGGTCTGGCAGATCGGCGGGCAATTCCTCTGGGCCGCCGGTGGCGGCATCGTGATCGGCCTGGTCGCGGCGACCATCCTGATCCAAATCCGCAAACGGGTGCGCAATGTGGCGATCAACACGTCGATGTCACTCGCGGCGCCATTCCTGGCCTATTTGCCGGCCGAGGAGTTCCGGCTCTTCGACGTACCGGCTTCCGGGGTGCTGGCGGTCGTGGTCTGCGGATTGCTGATGGGCGCCAAGAGCCCTGCGATGCCCGGCGGGGCTTCGCGATTGAGCCAACGCAGCAATTGGGCCACGGTGCAGTTCCTGCTGGAAAACTCGGTCTTCCTGCTGATCGGCCTGCAGGGCAAATGGATCCTCGAAGCGGTGCAGCAAGACGATTTCAACGCCGCGACCGTTTGGTGGGGCTGCTTGGCGGTTCTGGCCGCCGTCTTGCTGCTGCGCCCGGTCTGGGTGTTTCCAGCCACCTACCTGGCGCGCTTGTTCCCCGGCGTCCGGCGGGCCGAGCCGCATCCGCCATGGACCACGCCCACGGTGATCTCCTGGGCCGGCATGCGCGGAGTGGTGACCCTGGCCGCGGTGCTCTCGCTGCCCGAGGACTTGGAACATCGGCCGGTGCTGGTTTTGGCAGCGCTGGTCGTGGTGGCCGGGACCTTGGTCATCCAAGGCTTCACGCTGCCTTCCCTGGTCCGGGTGCTCGGGCTGCGCGGGCCGGACCGGCGGGAGGACCTGCTCGCCGAAGCCGCACTGATGCAGCGCGCCACCACGGCGGGCCTGGCCAAGCTCCGGGAAGTCACCATCGACGAGGACCCGCCCGAGGTGCTCGCGATGCTCAAACGCCGCACCCAGGAACGCGGCTTGGCCGCCTGGGAACGGCTCGGCCGGCCGGAAGCCGAAGGGCAGACGCCGTCGCAACGCTACGGCCAACTGCGCCGCGCGATGCTGCAGGCCGAACGCGATGAAGTGCTCGGTCTGCGCCGGACCGGCGACTATCCGCACGACGTCCTCGCCGAGGTCCTGGACCGGCTCGACGTCGAAGAGTCGATGCTGGAAAACGCCACCGAAGACAGCGTGTTCGATGATCCGAGCGAATTCCCGAGCCGCACCGATGGTTGCGAGCACTTGGCCGCTGCCGGGGATTTGCCGATTCCGGAAACGCCGGAATGCCTGGATTGCCTTCGGGAAGGCACGGTTCCGGTCCACCTGAGAATGTGCCTGAGCTGCGGCGCGGTGGGCTGTTGCGATTCCTCCGAGGGACGGCATGCCACCCGGCATTTCCACGGAACCGGACATCCGGTCATGCGCAGCGTGGAGCCCGGCGAGTCTTGGCGTTGGTGTTACTCCGACGAGTTGCTGGGCTGA
- a CDS encoding VTT domain-containing protein: protein MPAFVGGPVPTASFLPDWLNPQVFLADPALGPWVVLLVCAIVFAETGLLVGFFLPGDSMLFTAGLLVATGTIHFNIWLFVLLIFICAFAGDQVGYLIGRKAGPAIFKRPDSRFFKQEYVEKAHVFFEKHGGKAVVLARFVPVVRTFTPVIAGVAQMNYRHFVSFNIIGAVLWGVGLPLLGWVLGDRVPFVRDNLDVIFIVIVLISVLPIAIEVFRGWRSNKKKQNPSEEAV from the coding sequence ATGCCGGCCTTCGTCGGCGGCCCGGTTCCCACTGCCAGCTTTTTGCCCGATTGGCTCAATCCACAGGTGTTCCTCGCCGACCCGGCGCTCGGGCCCTGGGTCGTGCTGTTGGTGTGCGCGATTGTTTTCGCGGAAACCGGCCTGCTCGTGGGGTTCTTCCTACCCGGGGATTCGATGCTCTTCACCGCCGGCCTCCTGGTGGCCACCGGAACCATTCACTTCAACATCTGGCTCTTCGTTCTGCTGATCTTCATCTGCGCCTTCGCCGGCGACCAAGTCGGTTATCTGATCGGCAGAAAGGCCGGGCCGGCGATTTTCAAGCGTCCGGATTCCCGGTTCTTCAAGCAGGAATATGTCGAAAAGGCCCACGTCTTCTTCGAAAAACACGGTGGCAAAGCGGTCGTCCTGGCGCGTTTCGTACCCGTGGTGCGGACCTTCACTCCGGTGATCGCCGGAGTGGCGCAGATGAACTACCGGCACTTCGTCAGCTTCAACATCATCGGAGCCGTGCTCTGGGGTGTGGGCTTGCCGTTGCTCGGCTGGGTGCTCGGCGACCGGGTGCCGTTCGTACGGGACAACCTCGATGTGATCTTCATCGTGATCGTGCTGATTTCGGTCTTGCCGATCGCGATCGAGGTCTTCCGTGGCTGGCGCTCGAACAAGAAAAAGCAGAATCCGAGCGAAGAAGCCGTCTGA
- the rdgB gene encoding RdgB/HAM1 family non-canonical purine NTP pyrophosphatase: MPSGTAPRLVLATHNAGKLRELRELLRGQVPGLDVDRQVVDAAAVGAPDVVETGVTFAENALLKAHAVSQATGLPAIADDSGLAVAVLGGAPGIFSARWAGRHGDDAANLALLLAQLGDIGAEHRAAKFVCAAALVRPGPDPLEVLETGELRGSLLTEPRGTGGFGYDPILQPDGWQVSCAELTAQQKNAISHRGEAFRKLLPAIVRLLG; encoded by the coding sequence ATGCCGTCCGGGACCGCGCCCCGGTTGGTGCTGGCCACCCACAACGCGGGGAAATTGCGCGAACTGCGCGAATTGCTGCGCGGTCAGGTGCCGGGTCTCGATGTGGACCGCCAGGTGGTGGACGCAGCCGCGGTGGGTGCACCCGATGTGGTCGAAACCGGGGTGACTTTCGCGGAAAACGCTTTGTTGAAGGCGCACGCGGTCAGCCAGGCCACCGGATTGCCGGCGATCGCCGACGACTCCGGATTGGCCGTGGCGGTGCTCGGCGGCGCGCCGGGGATTTTTTCTGCCCGCTGGGCCGGGCGGCACGGTGACGATGCTGCGAATTTGGCGCTGCTGCTCGCGCAATTGGGCGACATCGGTGCCGAGCACCGGGCGGCGAAGTTCGTCTGCGCTGCGGCGTTGGTGCGGCCCGGACCGGATCCGCTGGAAGTCTTGGAGACCGGCGAACTGCGCGGCAGCCTGTTGACTGAGCCCCGCGGCACCGGAGGCTTCGGCTACGATCCGATCCTGCAACCGGACGGCTGGCAGGTCTCCTGCGCGGAACTCACCGCCCAGCAGAAGAACGCGATCTCGCACCGCGGCGAAGCGTTCCGGAAATTGCTTCCGGCGATCGTACGGCTGCTCGGTTAG
- the rph gene encoding ribonuclease PH encodes MSSIPSLSSSVQRADGRSADQLRDISITRGWSSQAEGSALIEFGNTRVLCTASLTEGVPRWLRGEGRGWVTAEYAMLPRATNTRSDRESVKGKIGGRTHEISRLIGRSLRSIIDTKALGENTIVLDCDVLQADGGTRTAAITGAYVALAESIRFARENKLISASAQPLVDTVAAVSVGIIDTVPMLDLAYVEDVRAETDMNVVVTGSGKFVEVQGTAEGAPFDRDELNKLLDLALLGTEQLAQIQRETLGLL; translated from the coding sequence ATGTCATCGATCCCCAGCCTGTCTTCTTCCGTGCAACGCGCCGACGGGCGCAGCGCCGACCAACTCCGCGACATTTCGATCACCCGGGGCTGGTCCAGCCAGGCCGAAGGCTCCGCGTTGATCGAATTCGGCAATACCCGGGTGCTGTGCACGGCTTCGTTGACCGAAGGCGTGCCCCGTTGGCTGCGCGGTGAGGGCCGGGGTTGGGTCACTGCGGAATACGCGATGCTCCCACGCGCCACGAACACCCGGTCCGACCGGGAGTCGGTCAAAGGCAAGATCGGCGGGCGGACGCACGAGATCTCCCGGCTGATCGGCCGTTCGCTGCGCTCGATCATCGACACCAAAGCGTTGGGCGAGAACACCATCGTCTTGGACTGCGACGTCCTGCAGGCCGACGGCGGCACCCGGACCGCAGCGATCACCGGGGCTTATGTGGCGCTCGCCGAATCGATCCGGTTCGCCCGGGAGAACAAACTCATCTCCGCCTCGGCGCAGCCTTTGGTGGACACCGTGGCCGCAGTCTCCGTGGGCATCATCGACACCGTGCCGATGCTCGATTTGGCCTATGTGGAAGACGTCCGGGCGGAAACCGACATGAATGTCGTGGTCACCGGAAGCGGCAAGTTCGTGGAGGTCCAGGGCACCGCCGAGGGAGCGCCTTTCGATCGCGACGAGCTGAACAAACTTTTGGATTTGGCACTTCTGGGTACTGAGCAGTTGGCGCAGATCCAGCGCGAGACCTTGGGCCTGCTCTGA
- a CDS encoding MBL fold metallo-hydrolase gives MKLTIVGCSGSFPGPQSPASCYLLTAHDGTRLWRILLDLGSGALGAVQKYMDLADIDGIFLSHLHPDHCMDLCGLHVAVRWNPDGWPTGRIPVWGPAATAERLATAYGLDPEPGMSEEFDFITWAERAPVKLGPFTITPYPVDHPMEEAYALRVEVDEFDGTGVDRHVVLSYSGDTDACAGLVEAAQDAHFFLCEAAFQEGRDDAIKGVHLTGKRAAEAAVEAGVRRLLLTHLPVWTDPVVVVEEAKAVFTGDVAVAVAGVHYTI, from the coding sequence ATGAAGCTCACCATCGTCGGCTGCAGCGGTTCGTTTCCCGGGCCGCAGTCCCCGGCATCTTGCTATCTGCTGACCGCGCACGACGGCACCCGGCTCTGGCGGATCCTCCTGGATCTGGGCAGCGGCGCCTTGGGCGCGGTGCAGAAATACATGGACCTGGCCGATATCGACGGAATCTTCCTGAGCCATTTGCACCCGGACCACTGCATGGACCTGTGCGGCCTGCACGTGGCGGTGCGCTGGAATCCCGACGGCTGGCCGACCGGCCGGATTCCGGTCTGGGGCCCGGCCGCGACCGCGGAACGGCTGGCCACCGCGTATGGCCTGGACCCGGAACCCGGGATGAGCGAGGAATTCGATTTCATCACTTGGGCGGAACGTGCACCGGTGAAACTGGGCCCTTTCACGATCACGCCGTATCCGGTAGACCATCCGATGGAGGAGGCCTACGCACTGCGCGTCGAAGTTGACGAGTTCGACGGCACCGGGGTGGACCGGCACGTGGTGCTCAGCTACTCGGGGGACACCGACGCCTGCGCAGGCTTGGTCGAAGCTGCGCAAGACGCGCATTTCTTCCTCTGCGAAGCAGCCTTCCAGGAAGGCCGGGACGATGCGATCAAAGGCGTGCATCTGACCGGCAAACGGGCTGCTGAAGCCGCCGTCGAGGCCGGAGTCCGCCGCCTGCTGCTGACCCATCTGCCGGTCTGGACCGATCCGGTGGTGGTCGTCGAAGAAGCCAAAGCCGTTTTCACCGGCGATGTGGCGGTTGCCGTGGCCGGAGTGCACTACACGATCTAG
- the murI gene encoding glutamate racemase: MNSVPVVQRQAPVGIFDSGVGGLTVARAILDQLPNESIFYVGDTANAPYGPLPIAEVRANALGVMDELVDSGVKLLVIACNSATAAVLPDARERYTLRHGIPVVEVIRPAVRRAVAATRSGRIGVIGTEATVGSRAYEDSFAVAPDLHVTSAACPEFVAFVESGITSGPELLNTAEAYLAPLKAAGVDTLVLGCTHYPLLTGVISYVMGDGVTLVSSAEETAKDVYRALLEHDLERTEELPPQHRFLATGDAESFGALARRFLGPEVLAVEHAAHVSAHYPTGSLTRITPEMLRAARAGQGAQAGRAG; this comes from the coding sequence ATGAATTCCGTGCCGGTAGTGCAACGCCAAGCGCCGGTGGGCATTTTCGATTCCGGGGTCGGCGGGTTGACCGTGGCCCGGGCGATCCTGGACCAACTGCCGAACGAGTCGATTTTCTATGTGGGGGATACCGCCAACGCCCCGTACGGGCCATTGCCGATTGCCGAGGTCCGGGCGAACGCGCTCGGTGTGATGGACGAGTTGGTGGACTCCGGGGTCAAGCTGCTGGTGATCGCCTGCAACTCGGCGACCGCCGCGGTGCTGCCGGACGCCCGCGAGCGGTACACGCTGCGCCACGGGATCCCGGTGGTCGAAGTGATCCGACCGGCCGTGCGCCGTGCGGTCGCGGCCACCCGGAGCGGCCGGATCGGCGTGATCGGCACCGAGGCCACCGTGGGCTCGCGGGCCTATGAAGACAGCTTCGCAGTGGCTCCGGATTTGCACGTGACTTCGGCGGCCTGCCCGGAGTTCGTGGCTTTCGTCGAGTCCGGGATCACCTCAGGACCGGAACTGCTCAACACCGCGGAGGCATATCTGGCCCCGCTGAAGGCGGCCGGAGTCGACACCTTGGTGCTGGGCTGCACCCATTACCCCTTGCTCACCGGAGTCATTTCCTATGTGATGGGCGACGGTGTCACTCTGGTCTCCAGCGCCGAGGAAACCGCGAAGGACGTATACCGGGCCCTGCTCGAGCACGACCTGGAACGGACCGAAGAGCTGCCGCCGCAACACCGGTTTCTGGCCACCGGGGATGCCGAAAGCTTCGGCGCCCTGGCCCGGCGGTTCCTGGGGCCGGAAGTGCTCGCAGTGGAACATGCGGCGCACGTTTCGGCACACTATCCCACCGGTTCTTTGACGCGGATCACGCCGGAAATGTTGCGTGCCGCGCGAGCCGGGCAGGGCGCGCAGGCCGGACGTGCCGGATGA
- a CDS encoding DUF2017 domain-containing protein, protein MSEGFSSGTTGITAFIGPDERHILQGVIGSVIKLLEPPESADPLAAIIGWDDEVQVPEDPALRRLLPDGVEGDGTAALELRRLTERSVRQSKIGALQAASLMLDSDELKLDLKQAELFARALNDVRLVFAERLGLQTAADVDELHEVLESEDPGDGDLELRTLFYFVGAVQNGVVRAMLESAKAGGPGDGRPGNEGSAP, encoded by the coding sequence ATGTCTGAGGGTTTCAGTTCCGGAACCACCGGAATCACGGCATTCATCGGTCCGGACGAGCGGCACATCCTGCAGGGCGTGATCGGTTCGGTGATCAAGCTCCTGGAACCGCCGGAATCAGCGGATCCGCTGGCCGCGATCATCGGTTGGGACGACGAGGTGCAGGTGCCCGAGGACCCGGCCTTGCGCCGCTTGCTCCCAGACGGGGTCGAGGGCGACGGCACTGCGGCCCTGGAGTTGCGCCGGCTCACCGAGCGCTCGGTGCGGCAGAGCAAAATCGGTGCCTTGCAGGCAGCCAGTTTGATGTTGGATTCCGATGAGCTCAAGCTCGATCTGAAGCAAGCCGAATTGTTCGCCCGGGCCTTGAACGATGTACGCCTGGTGTTCGCCGAACGGCTGGGCCTGCAGACCGCGGCCGACGTCGACGAACTGCATGAAGTGCTCGAATCCGAAGACCCCGGCGACGGCGACTTGGAATTGCGGACGCTTTTCTACTTCGTGGGCGCAGTGCAGAACGGAGTGGTCCGCGCAATGCTGGAATCCGCCAAGGCCGGAGGGCCGGGCGATGGGCGGCCGGGCAACGAGGGGAGCGCGCCGTGA
- the clpS gene encoding ATP-dependent Clp protease adapter ClpS, translated as MSISTLTEQIRELEQETSAVEEASEDLPWAVVVWDDPINTMDYVSYVFQSYFGYSAQYAESLMLQVHTTGKAVVSRGPREKAETDMMAMHSFGLQATVRKESDV; from the coding sequence ATGAGTATCAGCACGCTGACGGAGCAGATCCGGGAGCTCGAGCAGGAAACCTCGGCCGTGGAAGAGGCATCGGAGGACCTGCCTTGGGCAGTCGTGGTCTGGGATGATCCGATCAACACCATGGACTACGTCAGCTACGTGTTCCAAAGCTATTTCGGCTACTCGGCGCAATACGCGGAGAGCTTGATGCTGCAGGTGCACACCACCGGAAAAGCCGTGGTTTCGCGGGGGCCCCGGGAAAAGGCGGAAACCGACATGATGGCGATGCATTCCTTCGGCCTGCAGGCGACCGTCCGCAAGGAATCAGATGTCTGA